A DNA window from Paralichthys olivaceus isolate ysfri-2021 chromosome 3, ASM2471397v2, whole genome shotgun sequence contains the following coding sequences:
- the LOC138407226 gene encoding paramyosin-like: MATVACEPMQLQKIGQDLNKAIDETKAIKLDAQPKLAAEHQKLKNTEARCATLEAYMHHETAKADRCWSRAEALEEANIALKEELELLKRERSQLHSDLNYKDELIIYAVETRKARKRSQVDLMAKLASKEDELKSTEARCAALEACLHHETAKANRCWSRAEALEEANIALKEEVELFKSERNQHQTDLKRKYEHEDSMRWSQLQEELKRKDELIIYAVETRKARKRSQVDLMAKLASKEDELKSTEARCAALEANLHQELTQAQATWSRNLEALKKDNVALKEKVHLLKSAQSQLELAITKIEERQAHSKQTNRSDSMADVTSNQELQSTEDEREVTLETPEASQELAQSEEECGSEVKLPQTKEECIIEVELLQSEGGCSSEVELPQMEDKCSSEAQLPQSEGGCSSEMQQLVILKNVKVEHETEESKHKSSNKKAKNNKQLHQKKKKRRSRRPHSFY, encoded by the exons ATGGCCACTGTG gctTGTGAACCAATGCAGCTCCAGAAGATAGGACAAGACCTTAATAAAGCCATAGATGAGACTAAGGCTATCAAACTTGATGCCCAGCCCAAACTGGCTGCTGAACACCAGAAGCTCAAGAACACTGAGGCCAGGTGTGCAACTCTGGAGGCATACATGCACCATGAGACAGCAAAGGCTGATAGATGCTGGAGCAGGGCAGAGGCTCTGGAAGAAGCCAATAttgctctgaaggaggagctggaacttttgaaaagagagaggagccagCTTCACTCAGACCTCAACTACAAGGATGAGCTCATAATATATGCAGTTGAGACAAGGAAAGCTCGCAAAAGATCCCAGGTTGACCTCATGGCCAAGCTGGCGTCAAAAGAAGATGAGCTCAAGAGCACTGAGGCCaggtgtgcagctctggaggcatGCCTGCACCACGAGACAGCAAAGGCTAATAGGTGCTGGAGCAGGgcagaggctctggaagaggccAATATTGCTCTcaaggaggaggtggaactttttaaaagtgagaGGAACCAGCATCAAACAGACCTCAAACGCAAGTATGAGCATGAGGACAGCATGAGGTGGAGTCAGCTTCAAGAAGAGCTCAAACGTAAGGATGAGCTCATAATATATGCAGTTGAGACTAGGAAAGCTCGCAAAAGATCCCAGGTTGACCTCATGGCCAAGCTGGCGTCAAAAGAAGATGAGCTCAAGAGCACTGAGGCCaggtgtgcagctctggaggcaaacCTGCACCAGGAGTTGACCCAGGCTCAGGCAACCTGGAGCAGAAACCTGGAGGCTCTGAAaaaggacaatgtggctctgaaggagaaggtgcaCCTTTTGAAAAGTGCACAGAGTCAGCTTGAGCTTGCAATAACAAAGAttgaggaaaggcaagctcataGCAAACAAACTAACCGAAGTGACTCCATGGCTGATGTGACTTCAAACCAGGAGCTGCAGAGCACAGAGGATGAGCGTGAGGTCACACTTGAAACACCAGAGGCAAGTCAGGAGCTGGCTCAGTCTGAGGAAGAGTGTGGCAGTGAGGTGAAGCTGCCTCAGACCAAAGAGGAGTGCATCATCGAGGTGGAGCTGCTTCAGTCTGAGGGAggatgcagcagtgaggtggagctgcctcaaaTGGAAGacaagtgcagcagtgaggcgCAACTGCCTCAATCTGAGGGAGGTTGCAGCAGTGAGATGCAACAGTTGGTGATACTGAAGA